The following coding sequences lie in one Pseudomonas syringae CC1557 genomic window:
- a CDS encoding fimbrial biogenesis chaperone — MFSEFFRCAALMAVLCCTASAQAGIVLNTTRVIYQGDEKEASLGVHNSGAREILLQSWLEPPVSAAGHEEAAKNLPFIVTPALARMAGGGKQLLRIIYSGTGMPKDRESVLWLNVQEIPQTAAENTLQIAIRQRIKVFFRPNGLSGDPLESPEKLQWQLQDHDILKVDNPGPYHVSMLKISIRQHDLELATVESQMLAPTQSLRIPLVNKSSAAPLTLSFVSINDYGGQVLYQTTLIDKQPGHASKAVPR, encoded by the coding sequence ATGTTTTCTGAGTTTTTTCGCTGCGCAGCGTTAATGGCTGTGCTGTGCTGCACGGCCAGTGCTCAAGCGGGCATCGTGTTGAATACAACACGGGTCATTTATCAGGGCGATGAAAAAGAAGCCAGCCTGGGCGTCCACAACAGTGGCGCTCGGGAAATTCTCTTGCAGTCCTGGCTTGAGCCTCCGGTGTCCGCCGCCGGTCACGAGGAGGCAGCCAAGAACCTGCCCTTTATCGTGACGCCTGCCTTGGCCCGTATGGCCGGGGGCGGCAAGCAATTGTTGCGCATCATTTATTCCGGCACAGGCATGCCCAAAGACCGTGAATCGGTACTGTGGCTCAATGTTCAGGAAATACCTCAAACCGCCGCAGAAAATACATTGCAGATCGCGATACGTCAGCGCATCAAAGTGTTTTTCCGGCCGAACGGATTATCAGGCGACCCACTTGAATCGCCCGAAAAGTTGCAATGGCAATTACAGGATCACGATATTTTAAAGGTCGATAATCCAGGGCCTTATCACGTGTCCATGCTCAAGATTTCGATACGTCAGCACGACCTTGAACTGGCCACTGTCGAGAGTCAGATGCTGGCGCCGACGCAGAGTCTGCGTATTCCGTTAGTTAACAAGTCCAGTGCCGCGCCACTGACGCTGAGCTTTGTCAGTATCAACGATTACGGTGGGCAAGTGCTTTATCAAACAACGCTTATCGACAAACAGCCGGGTCATGCCAGCAAGGCCGTGCCTCGATGA
- a CDS encoding fimbrial protein, with the protein MKKISLTLAVLGAMGMASTATAANNGKLVFNGTLTNISCDVGPGSGVSAGTNPGEINVDLGNVSFSDIGISTESRFETATPIQLLVNCSAGADQYNTVKMRLIARNGSGLDNNDPKLLRTTGAADGVGIGLLDASSALMDLSGTKTIDTALVKDGTDGATAEINFGAVYVLNGTPVNPGNADGFLPFVMDYE; encoded by the coding sequence ATGAAAAAGATTTCTCTTACATTGGCAGTGCTGGGCGCGATGGGCATGGCAAGTACAGCGACTGCGGCGAACAACGGCAAGCTGGTCTTTAACGGGACGCTGACCAATATCTCCTGCGATGTAGGTCCGGGCTCGGGCGTCAGTGCAGGCACCAATCCGGGCGAAATCAATGTGGACCTGGGGAACGTATCCTTTTCCGATATAGGCATTTCCACCGAAAGCCGTTTTGAAACGGCAACGCCTATTCAGTTACTGGTCAACTGCAGCGCAGGCGCTGATCAATACAATACGGTCAAGATGCGCCTTATCGCCCGTAACGGCAGCGGCCTGGACAATAACGACCCCAAACTTCTGCGCACCACCGGTGCTGCCGATGGCGTAGGTATCGGCTTGCTGGATGCGTCTAGCGCGCTGATGGATCTCAGTGGGACAAAGACGATCGACACCGCCCTCGTCAAGGACGGCACTGATGGTGCTACTGCGGAAATCAACTTTGGCGCGGTGTACGTCCTTAATGGAACGCCCGTCAATCCAGGCAACGCCGACGGCTTCCTGCCCTTTGTGATGGATTACGAGTAA
- a CDS encoding efflux RND transporter periplasmic adaptor subunit, translated as MRKQTLTVIAVILLAACAVLAGWTLLRPASIPKSAATAVPVKVITVSVEDVPRFVTGIGSVLSLQSVVIRPQVDGVLMRVLVKEGQQVKAGELLATLDDRSIRASLEQAKAQLAQSKAQLDVAQLDLKRYRQLTEDNGISRQTFDQQQALVKQLSATAQGNEASINSAQVQLSYTQIRSPVTGRVGIRNVDEGNFLRVSDAQGLFSVTQIDPIAVEFSLPQQMLPTLQGLVAEHTSAAVKAYQGDGSANGLLLGEGTLSLIDNQVSATTGTIRAKAQFNNPGEQLWPGQLVTVKIQIGIERNSLKVPPQVVQRGVDQHFVYRVQADNKVEMVPVKVLYQDSEQALISGPQAGDVLVSDGQSRLRPGATVEVVSAPTPDVATADVERAR; from the coding sequence ATGCGCAAACAAACCCTGACCGTCATTGCCGTTATTCTGCTGGCAGCCTGCGCTGTACTGGCCGGCTGGACACTGCTGCGTCCCGCCTCAATCCCGAAATCCGCCGCTACTGCAGTGCCGGTCAAAGTGATCACAGTCAGCGTCGAGGATGTGCCACGTTTCGTGACCGGGATCGGTTCTGTGCTGTCGCTGCAAAGCGTCGTCATTCGCCCGCAGGTGGATGGCGTGCTGATGCGTGTGCTGGTCAAGGAGGGTCAACAGGTCAAGGCCGGCGAGCTGCTGGCGACACTTGATGATCGCTCGATCCGCGCATCGCTCGAACAAGCCAAGGCCCAGCTTGCGCAGAGCAAGGCGCAACTCGACGTCGCGCAACTGGATCTCAAGCGCTACCGCCAGCTCACCGAAGACAACGGCATTTCGCGGCAGACATTCGATCAGCAACAGGCACTGGTCAAACAGCTGAGCGCCACGGCGCAAGGTAACGAGGCCAGTATCAACTCGGCTCAGGTACAGCTTTCCTACACGCAGATTCGCTCACCGGTTACCGGACGAGTCGGTATCCGCAACGTCGACGAAGGCAACTTCCTGCGTGTCAGCGATGCTCAAGGGCTGTTTTCGGTGACTCAGATCGACCCGATCGCCGTGGAGTTTTCCCTGCCGCAGCAAATGCTGCCGACCCTGCAAGGGCTGGTCGCTGAGCACACCTCGGCGGCGGTCAAGGCTTATCAGGGCGACGGTTCCGCCAACGGCTTGCTGCTGGGCGAGGGTACCTTGTCGCTGATAGACAATCAGGTGTCGGCCACCACCGGTACGATCCGCGCCAAGGCACAATTCAACAACCCCGGCGAACAGCTCTGGCCGGGGCAACTGGTCACGGTGAAGATCCAGATCGGCATCGAGCGCAACTCGTTGAAAGTGCCGCCTCAGGTGGTACAGCGGGGCGTTGATCAGCACTTCGTCTACCGGGTGCAGGCCGACAACAAAGTAGAGATGGTGCCGGTCAAAGTGCTTTATCAGGACAGCGAACAGGCGTTGATCAGCGGACCTCAGGCAGGCGATGTGTTAGTCAGTGATGGACAGTCGCGGCTCAGGCCTGGCGCCACGGTCGAGGTGGTCAGTGCGCCGACTCCGGATGTCGCGACGGCCGATGTGGAGCGCGCACGATGA
- a CDS encoding multidrug efflux RND transporter permease subunit has protein sequence MSNSRGSVSAWCIEHPVATLLLTFAMVLLGVIAFPRLPIAPLPEAEFPTIQVTAQLPGASPETMASSVATPLEVQFSAIPGMTQMTSSSALGSTNLTLQFTLNKSIDTAAQEVQAAINTASARLPADMPSLPTWRKVNPADSPVLILSVSSSLMPGTELSDVTETILARQLSQIEGVGQVYITGQQRPAIRVQAAPEKLAALGLTLADIRLAVQQTSLNLAKGALYGKDSISTLSANDQLFKPQDYAQLIVSYKNGAPVQLKDVARVVAGSENAYVKAWSGDQQGVNIAIFRQPGANIVETVDRIQSELPRLQEMLPAAVDVSVLNDRTRTIRASLHEVEMTLLIAVLLVVAVMALFLRQLSATLIVSAVLGVSLIASFAMMYLFGFSLNNLTLVAIVVAVGFVVDDAIVVVENIHRHLEAGEGMREAAIKGSGEIGFTVVSISFSLVAAFIPLLFMGGVVGRLFKEFALTATATILISVVVSLTLAPTLAALFMRAPTHDQHRKPGFGERLLASYERGLRRALAHQRLMLGIFGLTLALAVVGYILIPKGFFPVQDTSFAQGTTEAAADISYSDMVEKHLQLAKIVGADPAVLAFSHSVGVSGSNQTIANGRFWISLKPRAERDVSVSEFIDRLRPKLAKVPGIVLYLRAGQDINLSSGPSRAQYQYVLKSNDGPLLNTWTQRLTEKLRGNPAFRDLSNDLQLGGSVTHIDIDRSAAARFGLTTADVDQALYDAFGQRQISEYQTEVNQYKVILELDAQQRGKAESLAYFYLRSPLTNEMVPLSALAKVGAPRMGPLSISHDGMFPAANLSFNLASGVALGDAVRMLDQAKNEIGMPAAIIGSFQGAAQAFQSSLANQPWLILAALVAVYIILGVLYESFVHPLTIISTLPSAGIGALLLLWMMGQDFSIMALIGVVLLIGIVKKNGILLVDFALQAQRERGLTPQEAIYEACVTRFRPIMMTTIAALLGALPLMLGFGVGSELRQPLGIAVVGGLLVSQMLTLFTTPIIYLQLERLFQRRQPMSDKPALAVHE, from the coding sequence ATGAGCAACAGCCGGGGCTCGGTATCGGCGTGGTGCATCGAGCACCCGGTCGCCACTCTGTTGCTGACCTTCGCGATGGTGCTGCTGGGTGTCATTGCCTTTCCGCGCCTGCCGATTGCGCCCCTGCCGGAAGCAGAATTCCCGACTATTCAGGTCACCGCACAGCTCCCCGGCGCCAGCCCGGAAACCATGGCGTCATCGGTGGCAACGCCACTGGAAGTGCAGTTCAGCGCAATACCCGGCATGACCCAAATGACCTCCAGCAGTGCACTGGGTTCGACCAACCTGACGCTGCAATTCACCCTCAATAAAAGCATCGACACTGCTGCTCAGGAGGTCCAGGCCGCTATCAATACCGCGTCCGCACGGCTGCCTGCCGACATGCCCAGCCTGCCGACCTGGCGCAAGGTCAACCCGGCGGACAGCCCGGTGCTGATTCTGAGTGTCAGCTCCAGCCTGATGCCCGGCACCGAACTGAGCGATGTCACTGAAACCATTCTGGCGCGTCAGCTCAGTCAGATCGAAGGTGTTGGTCAGGTGTACATCACCGGCCAGCAACGTCCAGCGATTCGCGTGCAGGCCGCTCCGGAAAAACTGGCCGCGCTGGGCCTGACCCTCGCGGACATCCGGCTGGCGGTGCAACAGACCAGCCTGAACCTGGCCAAAGGCGCCTTGTATGGCAAGGACAGCATTTCCACCCTGTCGGCCAACGACCAGCTGTTCAAGCCGCAGGACTACGCGCAACTTATTGTTTCCTACAAGAATGGCGCTCCCGTTCAACTCAAAGACGTGGCACGAGTCGTCGCTGGTTCGGAAAACGCCTACGTCAAGGCGTGGTCCGGCGACCAGCAAGGCGTCAATATCGCGATCTTCCGCCAGCCTGGCGCCAACATTGTCGAGACGGTGGACCGTATTCAGAGTGAGCTGCCGCGCTTGCAGGAAATGCTCCCGGCCGCCGTCGACGTCTCCGTGCTCAACGACCGCACGCGGACCATTCGGGCGTCACTGCATGAAGTGGAGATGACCCTGCTGATTGCAGTGTTGCTGGTGGTTGCGGTAATGGCGCTGTTTCTGCGGCAGCTGTCGGCCACGCTGATTGTCAGCGCCGTACTCGGCGTGTCGCTGATCGCCAGCTTCGCGATGATGTACCTGTTTGGCTTCAGCCTGAACAACCTGACGCTGGTGGCCATCGTGGTGGCGGTCGGTTTCGTGGTGGACGACGCCATCGTTGTGGTGGAAAACATCCACCGCCATCTCGAAGCCGGTGAAGGTATGCGCGAGGCAGCGATCAAGGGTTCCGGGGAAATAGGCTTCACTGTGGTGTCGATCAGTTTCTCGCTGGTGGCCGCGTTTATTCCTCTGTTGTTCATGGGTGGCGTGGTAGGACGCCTGTTCAAAGAGTTCGCGCTCACCGCGACGGCGACTATTCTGATTTCGGTGGTGGTCTCGCTGACCCTCGCACCGACGCTGGCAGCCCTGTTCATGCGTGCGCCCACGCACGATCAGCATCGGAAACCGGGGTTCGGCGAGCGTTTGCTGGCCTCTTACGAGCGTGGTTTGCGCAGGGCTCTGGCACACCAGCGCCTGATGCTCGGCATATTCGGCCTGACCCTCGCGCTTGCGGTAGTGGGCTACATCCTCATTCCGAAGGGCTTCTTTCCGGTTCAGGACACTTCGTTCGCGCAAGGCACGACCGAGGCAGCTGCCGACATTTCCTACTCGGACATGGTCGAAAAGCACCTGCAACTGGCGAAGATCGTCGGTGCCGACCCTGCGGTGTTGGCGTTCTCGCATTCAGTGGGCGTATCCGGCAGCAACCAGACCATCGCCAACGGCCGCTTCTGGATCTCGCTCAAGCCACGCGCGGAGCGCGATGTGTCGGTCAGTGAATTCATCGACCGCCTGCGCCCCAAACTGGCAAAAGTCCCCGGTATCGTTCTGTACTTGCGTGCCGGCCAGGACATCAACCTCAGCTCCGGCCCCAGCCGCGCCCAGTATCAGTACGTGCTGAAAAGTAATGATGGGCCGCTGCTCAACACCTGGACGCAACGACTGACCGAAAAACTGCGCGGCAACCCGGCGTTCCGCGATCTGTCCAACGATCTGCAACTGGGCGGCAGCGTCACGCACATCGATATTGATCGCAGCGCGGCCGCCCGCTTCGGCCTGACCACCGCCGACGTCGATCAGGCGCTGTACGACGCGTTCGGCCAGCGGCAGATCAGCGAGTACCAGACCGAGGTCAACCAGTACAAGGTGATCCTCGAACTGGATGCCCAACAACGCGGCAAGGCGGAAAGCCTGGCCTACTTCTACCTGCGCTCACCGCTGACCAACGAAATGGTGCCGTTGTCGGCGCTGGCCAAGGTCGGCGCGCCACGCATGGGCCCGCTATCGATCAGCCACGACGGTATGTTTCCGGCCGCCAATCTTTCGTTCAACCTGGCTTCGGGGGTGGCGCTGGGCGATGCAGTACGCATGCTCGATCAGGCCAAGAACGAAATCGGCATGCCGGCCGCGATCATCGGCAGTTTTCAGGGCGCTGCGCAGGCGTTCCAGAGTTCGCTGGCCAACCAGCCATGGCTGATCCTGGCCGCGCTGGTGGCGGTGTACATCATTCTGGGTGTGCTTTACGAAAGCTTCGTGCACCCGCTGACCATCATTTCCACCCTGCCCTCGGCGGGCATCGGGGCGTTGTTGCTGCTGTGGATGATGGGCCAGGACTTCTCGATCATGGCTTTGATTGGCGTGGTGCTGCTGATCGGAATCGTCAAGAAAAACGGTATTCTGCTGGTGGACTTTGCCTTGCAGGCGCAGCGAGAACGGGGCCTGACGCCGCAGGAGGCGATTTACGAGGCCTGCGTGACGCGCTTCCGGCCGATCATGATGACCACTATTGCCGCCCTGCTCGGTGCGCTGCCACTGATGCTTGGCTTCGGGGTCGGGTCCGAGCTGCGCCAACCACTGGGTATCGCCGTGGTTGGCGGGCTTCTGGTGAGCCAGATGCTGACCCTGTTCACCACGCCGATCATTTACCTGCAACTGGAACGGCTGTTTCAGCGCCGCCAGCCAATGTCCGACAAGCCAGCGCTGGCTGTTCATGAGTGA